A single region of the Populus nigra chromosome 2, ddPopNigr1.1, whole genome shotgun sequence genome encodes:
- the LOC133681620 gene encoding universal stress protein PHOS34-like: MATLEKQVMVVGIDDSEHSTYALEWTLDHFFTPSLGFNSLFKLVVVYAKPSASSAVGFAGPGAAEVLPFVESDLKKIAARVIEKAKGTCISKSVSDVVFELVEGDARNVLCEAVDKHNASILVVGSHGYGAIKRAVLGSVSDYCAHHAHCTVMIVKRPKIKQ; this comes from the exons ATGGCAACCTTAGAGAAGCAAGTGATGGTGGTTGGGATTGATGATAGCGAGCATAGCACATACGCTTTGGAGTGGACTTTGGATCACTTCTTCACTCCCTCACTGGGTTTCAATTCACTTTTCAAGCTAGTTGTTGTCTATGCCAAACCTTCTGCTTCCTCGGCCGTCGGTTTTGCTGGACCTG GGGCTGCTGAAGTTTTGCCATTTGTGGAGTCGGACTTGAAGAAGATAGCCGCTAGAGTTATTGAAAAGGCTAAGGGAACTTGCATCAGTAAATCG GTGAGTGATGTGGTTTTTGAATTGGTGGAAGGTGATGCTAGAAATGTTCTTTGCGAGGCTGTAGACAAACACAATGCTTCAATACTGGTTGTGGGAAGCCATGGTTATGGAGCTATTAAAAG GGCAGTTCTAGGTAGTGTGAGTGACTATTGTGCTCACCATGCTCACTGCACTGTCATGATTGTGAAGAGGCCTAAGATCAAACAGTGA
- the LOC133683138 gene encoding probable E3 ubiquitin-protein ligase BAH1-like 1, translated as MKFCKKYQEYMKGQQKQLPGVDFKRLKKILKKCRKDFESHQDHDGQSCPHHCPVCDGTFFPSLVKEMSAVVGCFNKRAQKLLELHLASGFRKYFMWFQGRLLKDHAALIQEGKDLVTYALINAVAVRKILKKYDKIHYSKQGQAFKSKAQSMHIEILQSPWLCELMAFHINLRDTQVKSSKAPALFEGCSLTFDDDKPSLSCELFDSIKLDIDLTCSICLDTVFDPVSLTCGHIFCYMCACSAASVTIVDGLKAAEPKEKCPLCRKNGVYEGALHLEELNILLSRSFHEYWEQRLQTERIERIRQVKEHWESQCRAFMGV; from the exons atgaagtttTGCAAGAAATATCAGGAGTACATGAAAGGACAGCAGAAACAACTACCCGGGGTTGATTTCAAAAGGCTCAAAAAGATTTTGAAGAAGTGTAGGAAAGACTTTGAATCTCACCAGGACCATGATGGCCAGTCCTGTCCTCACCATTGTCCCG TGTGCGATGGTACCTTTTTCCCTTCCCTTGTGAAGGAAATGTCTGCAGTAGTTGGTTGCTTCAATAAACGTGCCCAGAAATTACTTGAGCTGCACCTGGCATCTGGGTTTCGAAAATACTTCATGTGGTTCCAAGGCAGGTTACTAAAAGACCACGCTGCCTTGATTCAAGAAGGCAAGGATCTGGTTACCTATGCACTGATCAATGCTGTTGCAGTTCGAAAAATACTAAAGAAATATGACAAG ATCCATTACTCCAAGCAAGGACAGGCCTTCAAGTCAAAAGCTCAAAGTATGCACATTGAGATCCTTCAGTCCCCATGGCTTTGTGAGCTTATGGCTTTTCACATTAATTTAAGGGACACACAGGTCAAGTCAAGCAAGGCCCCTGCATTGTTCGAGGGGTGCTCACTAACTTTTGATGATGACAAACCATCACTCTCTTGTGAGCTTTTTGACTCCATCAAGCTTGATATTGATTTGACCTGTTCTATATGCTTG GATACTGTATTCGATCCAGTTTCTCTAACATGTGGCCATATATTCTGCTATATGTGTGCTTGTTCTGCTGCTTCAGTGACCATTGTCGATGGACTCAAGGCAGCAGAACCTAAAGAAAAATGCCCTCTATGCCGGAAG aACGGAGTTTACGAAGGTGCCCTACACTTGGAAgagcttaatattttattaagcaGAAG TTTCCACGAGTATTGGGAGCAACGACTTCAGACGGAAAGGATAGAGAGGATTCGGCAGGTGAAGGAGCACTGGGAATCTCAGTGTCGAGCATTCATGGGTGTCTAG